A single genomic interval of Halobacillus halophilus DSM 2266 harbors:
- a CDS encoding hemolysin family protein, protein MTTAIITLIVLILVNAFFAASELALVNLNDNKVKRMADNGDRKAQTLHNLISKPSLFLSTIQIGITLAGFLSSAFAADFFADPLAQALHNMGVPISIEILNTISVVVITVILSYFTLVFGELVPKQLALQRAEVISNFAAAPISIMAKITSPIVKILTFSTNTVVRLFGVDPHAQNEEATEEDIRMMVDIGRERGTINKDEKVMINNIFEFNDKLASDIITHRTDMCVIPIDANLDQVLEVVNKERFTRFPVYEEDRDNIIGVLHAKDLFQFLRQDKDFDLLEVIRKPYFVLESQTIDVLFTSMQRNNVHIAIVLDEFGGTEGLVTIEDVIEEIVGEIYSENIEAGSYEEQEIKQLSPYQYEIHGMARLWELEEVLNVQFPTEELDTLSGFLLHELGYIPSEQERPVIDYKHLTFEVVKIADNRVKKALVTVDADEASNEEEKADT, encoded by the coding sequence TTGACTACAGCAATTATCACCCTTATTGTTTTAATTCTAGTAAATGCTTTCTTTGCGGCTTCCGAGCTTGCACTGGTCAATTTAAATGATAATAAAGTGAAGCGTATGGCTGACAATGGCGACCGCAAAGCCCAAACGTTACATAATCTTATTTCGAAGCCGAGCTTATTCTTAAGTACGATTCAAATTGGCATTACGCTCGCAGGTTTTCTATCAAGTGCGTTTGCGGCCGATTTCTTTGCTGATCCATTGGCACAAGCCTTGCATAACATGGGAGTCCCGATTTCGATTGAAATACTAAATACAATTTCGGTCGTTGTCATTACTGTCATCCTGTCGTATTTTACTCTGGTGTTTGGGGAGCTTGTCCCGAAGCAGTTGGCATTGCAGCGTGCGGAAGTCATCTCTAACTTTGCGGCTGCTCCGATTTCTATAATGGCAAAAATAACATCCCCCATTGTTAAAATTCTTACCTTTTCTACGAATACAGTCGTACGTTTATTTGGCGTGGACCCCCATGCGCAGAATGAGGAAGCTACCGAAGAAGATATCCGTATGATGGTCGATATCGGCAGGGAGCGTGGGACTATCAACAAAGATGAAAAGGTGATGATTAATAACATCTTTGAATTCAATGACAAGCTTGCTTCTGATATTATCACGCACCGAACCGATATGTGCGTGATCCCAATCGACGCGAATCTCGATCAAGTCCTGGAAGTGGTCAACAAAGAGCGTTTTACCCGATTTCCGGTATATGAAGAAGACCGCGATAATATTATTGGCGTGCTTCATGCAAAAGATCTCTTTCAATTTTTAAGGCAGGATAAAGATTTCGATCTGCTCGAGGTCATCCGGAAACCATACTTCGTTCTGGAGTCCCAGACCATAGATGTCCTATTCACATCCATGCAAAGGAACAATGTTCATATTGCGATCGTCCTTGATGAATTCGGCGGCACGGAAGGACTGGTTACGATTGAAGACGTCATCGAAGAAATCGTCGGGGAAATCTATAGTGAAAATATCGAAGCAGGATCTTATGAAGAACAGGAAATCAAACAACTATCTCCTTATCAGTATGAAATCCACGGCATGGCCCGTCTCTGGGAATTGGAAGAAGTATTGAACGTTCAATTCCCTACGGAAGAGCTGGATACGCTCAGCGGATTTCTACTTCACGAGTTAGGGTACATCCCGTCAGAACAGGAACGGCCAGTGATTGATTATAAACATCTAACTTTTGAAGTCGTGAAGATAGCCGATAATCGAGTTAAAAAAGCGCTGGTAACCGTGGATGCTGATGAAGCTAGCAATGAAGAAGAAAAGGCAGATACGTAG